The following proteins are encoded in a genomic region of Triticum dicoccoides isolate Atlit2015 ecotype Zavitan chromosome 1B, WEW_v2.0, whole genome shotgun sequence:
- the LOC119327928 gene encoding uncharacterized protein LOC119327928 has protein sequence MATRRSPATTNHRLLLLLLPLLLISSLFLPLSSAYRPGDIIPMLRSGQYHGSRSVWFDVIGRHCPVFAVNREVLMPIPKPTGFTGADPYKITFQIGHEKFHVPWLYVINRKSSEVPLIDFHLKYTGNDLLGVTAKVVDMPHHFVELHPDIKKNFWDPQNWPKYVLVSYTWEEQSEIDVTAGFYVLFGSGLVLSFVLAIYVLQSSQDKLTRFVREAVSDGSLPEGGVAKVE, from the exons ATGGCcactcgccggagccccgccaccaccaaccaccgcctcctcctgctcctcctcccctTGCTGCTAATCAGCTCGCTCTTCCTCCCCCTCTCGTCCGCCTACCGCCCCGGCGACATCATCCCCATGCTCCGCTCCGGCCAGTACCACGGC TCGAGGTCGGTGTGGTTCGACGTCATCGGCCGCCACTGCCCGGTCTTCGCGGTCAACCGGGAG GTGCTGATGCCGATCCCCAAGCCGACAGGGTTCACCGGTGCGGATCCGTATAAGAT AACATTTCAGATTGGACACGAAAAGTTccatgttccttggctttatgttaTTAATCGCAAAAGCTCTGAAGTTCCACTGATTGATTTCCATTTA AAATACACTGGAAACGATTTGCTTGGTGTTACGGCTAAAGTAGTGGACATGCCTCACCATT TTGTGGAACTTCATCCTGACATAAAGAAGAATTTCTGGGATccacagaattggccaaaatatgTACTTGTTAGTTATACATG GGAGGAACAATCAGAGATAGATGTTACTGCAGGATTCTATGTGTTATTTGGATCTG GCCTTGTTCTTTCCTTCGTTCTTGCAATCTATGTATTGCAATCATCTCAAGATAAGTTAACAAG GTTTGTGCGAGAAGCGGTTTCTGATGGCAGTCTACCTGAAGGAGGGGTTGCAAAGGTTGAGTGA
- the LOC119327939 gene encoding UDP-xylose transporter 3-like, whose product MGVGGEKFQLGTVGALGLSVVSSVSIVICNKALMSSLGFTFATTLTSWHLLVTFCSLHVALWMKFFEHKAFDSRTVMGFGVLNGISIGLLNLSLGFNSVGFYQMTKLAIIPCTVILETLFFRKKFSRTIQISLSVLLLGVGVATVTDLQLNAVGSILSLLAIITTCIAQIMTNTIQKKFKVSSTQLLYQSCPYQSLTLFLIGPFLDGFLTNQNVFAFNYTSNVVFFIVLSCLISVSVNFSTFLVIGKTSPVTYQVLGHLKTCLVLTFGYVLLHDPFSWRNILGILIAVVGMVLYSYFCSIETQPKNTDVSAQQSKEGDSAPLISDSLGKVENGGDDDEPLKVPMWSSKYSRA is encoded by the exons ATGGGCGTCGGAGGGGAGAAGTTCCAGCTGGGGACGGTGGGGGCGCTGGGCCTCTCCGTGGTGTCCTCCGTGTCCATTGTCATCTGCAACAAGGCCCTCATGAGCTCCCTCGGCTTCACCTTTG CTACAACCTTGACGAGCTGGCATCTCCTGGTCACTTTCTGCTCCCTTCATGTAGCGCTATGGATGAAGTTTTTCGAGCATAAGGCTTTTGATTCAAGAACTGTCATGGGATTCGGAGTGCTCAATGGCATCTCCATTGGGCTCCTCAATCTGAGCCTTGGTTTCAATTCTGTTGGCTTTTACCAG ATGACAAAGCTGGCCATCATCCCCTGCACTGTTATTTTGGAGACTCTTTTCTTCAGGAAGAAGTTCAG CCGGACTATCCAGATCTCCCTTTCCGTGCTTCTTTTGGGTGTTGGTGTTGCAACTGTGACTGATTTGCAACTCAATGCTGTGGGGTCCATACTGTCCTTGTTGGCAATTATCACGACTTGCATCGCGCAaatc ATGACAAACACTATTCAGAAGAAATTCAAGGTTTCTTCAACCCAGCTGCTATATCAGTCTTGTCCTTACCAATCATTGACACTGTTTCTTATCGGCCCGTTCCTTGATGGATTCCTGACTAACCAAAACGTCTTCGCTTTCAATTACACATCTAACGTTGTG TTTTtcatcgtcttgtcgtgtttgataTCGGTCTCAGTAAACTTCAGCACCTTTCTTGTGATCGGAAAGACATCTCCTGTTACTTACCAAGTCCTGGGCCATCTTAAAACATGCCTAGTTTTGACCTTCGGTTACGTTTTGCTTCATGATCCATTTAGCTGGAGAAACATACTTGGCATCCTAATTGCGGTTGTTGGGATGGTACTATATTCATACTTCTGCTCAATAGAGACTCAACCAAAAAATACCGATGTCTCCGCACAGCAG TCAAAAGAAGGTGACTCGGCACCGTTGATCTCTGATTCTTTGGGCAAAGTTGAAAATGGAGGTGACGACGATGAGCCTTTAAAGGTACCGATGTGGAGCTCAAAGTACTCAAGGGCGTGA